A single Pangasianodon hypophthalmus isolate fPanHyp1 chromosome 27, fPanHyp1.pri, whole genome shotgun sequence DNA region contains:
- the LOC113531241 gene encoding insulin → MAVWLQAGALLFLLAFYTAGANAAAPQHLCGSHLVDALYLVCGPNGFFYNPKREVDPLLGFLPPKSAPEGELAEYPYKDYSELMVKRGIVELCCHKPCSLHDLQNYCN, encoded by the exons ATGGCGGTTTGGCTCCAGGCTGGTGCTCTGCTGTTCTTGCTGGCGTTCTACACTGCAGGAGCCAATGCTGCGGCACCCCAACACCTATGTGGTTCTCACCTGGTTGACGCCCTATACCTAGTCTGCGGCCCAAATGGGTTCTTCTACAACCCTAAAAGAGAGGTGGATCCTCTGCTGG GGTTCCTTCCCCCTAAATCTGCTCCAGAGGGCGAGTTGGCTGAATACCCATATAAAGATTACAGTGAGCTGATGGTGAAAAGGGGCATTGTGGAGCTGTGCTGCCATAAACCCTGCAGCTTACATGACCTGCAAAACTACTGCAACTAA
- the LOC113531175 gene encoding GTPase IMAP family member 8 — translation MDFTYPNYGAGLDHHLSELRILLVGNVKSGKSSAGNTILGRGTFDFNRTAKCVKRQGTAAGRKITVVEAPGWWSDKLVEESTNLLKQEIVLSVSMCPPGPHAVLLVIGLDIHFKDIDRQILEGHLNLLGDKVWSHTIVLFTFGDSLGNITIEQHIENKGNALKRLVEKCGNRYHVFMNEYSNHMRITDLLEKIEKMVARNRGHYFETDTKISQEVEERRRVEEGRSMERRMKVSKQRENIRKHMRPTSHYPEVNILLLGCRNAGKSSAGNIILRRDGFNLNRAVECVMREGNAADRKITVVKAPGWCSDRPVEESTELLKQEIVLSVSQCPPGPHAVLVVVNGDRIFTEKDGEILAGYLKLLGDKVWSHTIVLFTFRDSLGDTTIERHIESEGEALQWLVEKCHNRYHVFNIQKRDDDIQVKELLEKIEEMVAGNRGCHLEMDKTILLIKEDRRTEELERSMERMIRVSKHREDIHSHTRGLRHFSELGIVLLGCKNSGKSSTGNMILANDKSEFNSESEKCVKRQGNVSGMRITVVEAPGWCSDRPVEESTESLKREIVLSVSQCPPGPHAVLVVVNGDRIFTEKDREILAGYMKLLGDKVWSYTMVLFTFGDSLGDTTIERHIESEGEALQWLVEKCGNRYHVFNNKKTQDDFQVTELLEKIQMMLAGSRRYHFRTDTQTLQEVKEKRGVEKNTSAEKMIKLLKQREHCRDMYAQRYREEDEDISMKKMTMDHLYDPKVSLQPCSLDDEMRLLSLLKLHHTFQKHVEATSLKPVTTGTGADPPKMEIIGADFVDQHRETLIQKVSSVMEVADCLKGKNMITDEMYSNIQTKSTPQDKMRELYTYLNTTKVKAEFYQFLKKKQPYLVEELESGSGQA, via the exons ATGGATTTCACTTACCCCAATTATGGAGCTG GATTAGACCACCATCTCTCAGAGCTGAGAATTTTGCTTGTGGGAAATGTGAAGTCGGGAAAGAGTTCAGCAGGAAACACCATTTTGGGTAGAGGCACATTTGACTTCAATAGAACTGCAAAGTGTGTGAAGCGACAAGGAACTGCAGCAGGGAGGAAGATCACTGTGGTTGAAGCTCCAGGATGGTGGAGTGATAAACTTGTAGAAGAGAGCACCAATTTGCTTAAACAGGAGATTGTCCTCAGTGTGTCCATGTGTCCTCCAGGACCTCATGCTGTGCTGCTGGTCATAGGTTTGGACATTCATTTTAAAGACATTGATAGACAGATATTAGAAGGACACCTGAATCTTTTGGGTGACAAAGTCTGGAGTCACACTATAGTTCTGTTCACATTTGGAGACTCGCTGGGAAACATCACCATTGAACAACACATTGAAAATAAAGGGAATGCCCTCAAACGGCTTGTAGAGAAATGTGGCAACAGGTATCACGTTTTCATGAATGAATATAGCAATCATATGCGGATTACAGATCTTCTAGAGAAGATAGAGAAGATGGTGGCTAGAAACAGGGGCCACTATTTTGAAACTGACACAAAGATTTCACAAGAAGtggaagagagaaggagagtaGAGGAAGGGAGATCAATGGAGAGAAGAATGAAGGTGTCAAAGCAGAGAGAAAACATTAGAAAACACATGC GTCCAACAAGCCATTATCCAGAGGTGAATATTTTGCTGCTGGGCTGCAGGAATGCTGGGAAAAGCTCAGCAGGGAACATCATCCTGCGCAGAGACGGGTTTAATTTAAACAGAGCTGTggagtgtgtaatgagagagGGAAATGCAGCAGATAGGAAGATCACTGTGGTTAAAGCTCCAGGATGGTGCAGTGATAGACCTGTAGAGGAGAGCACTGAGTTGCTTAAACAGGAGATTGtcctcagtgtgtctcagtgtcctCCAGGTCCACATGCTGTACTGGTGGTGGTAAATGGGGACAGGATATTcacagagaaagatggagaaataTTAGCAGGATACTTGAAGCTTCTCGGTGACAAAGTCTGGAGTCACACCATAGTTCTGTTCACGTTTAGGGACTCTCTGGGAGACACAACCATAGAGAGACACATTGAGAGTGAAGGGGAGGCTCTCCAGTGGCTGGTTGAGAAATGTCATAACAGAtatcatgtttttaacattCAAAAGAGGGATGATGATATTCAGGTCAAAGAGCTGCTGGAGAAGATAGAGGAGATGGTGGCAGGAAACAGAGGCTGCCATTTGGAAATGGACAAAACGATTTTACTCATAAAGGAAGACAGGAGGACAGAAGAGCTAGAGAGATCAATGGAGAGGATGATTAGGGTGTCAAAGCACAGAGAagacattcactcacacacgc GTGGCCTACGCCATTTCTCAGAACTGGGAATTGTACTGCTGGGCTGCAAGAATTCAGGGAAAAGTTCAACAGGAAACATGATCCTGGCCAATGATAAATCTGAGTTTAACAGTGAAAGTGAAAAGTGTGTTAAGAGACAGGGAAATGTATCAGGGATGAGGATCACTGTAGTTGAAGCTCCAGGATGGTGCAGTGATAGACCTGTAGAGGAGAGCACTGAGTCGCTTAAACGGGAGATTGtcctcagtgtgtctcagtgtcctCCAGGTCCACATGCTGTACTGGTGGTGGTAAATGGGGACAGAATAtttacagagaaagacagagaaatatTAGCAGGCTATATGAAGCTTCTTGGTGACAAAGTCTGGAGTTACACCATGGTTCTGTTCACCTTTGGAGACTCTCTGGGAGACACAACCATAGAGAGACACATTGAGAGTGAAGGGGAGGCTCTCCAGTGGCTGGTTGAGAAATGTGGAAACAGATATCATGTTTTTAACAATAAGAAGACGCAAGATGACTTTCAGGTCACAGAGCTGCTGGAGAAGATACAGATGATGCTGGCAGGAAGCAGACGCTATCATTTTAGAACGGACACCcagacattacaggaagtgaAAGAAAAGAGGGGAGTAGAGAAAAATACATCAGCAGAGAAGATGATAAAACTGTTAAAGCAAAGAGAACACTGTAGAGACATGT ATGCACAGAGATACAGGGAAGAAGACGAAGATATATCAATGAAGAAAATGACAATG GATCACTTATACGATCCTAAGGTCAGCTTACAGCCATGTTCTCTGGATGATGAAATGAGATTGCTTTCACTTCTCAAGTTGCATcacaccttccaaaaacatgtcg AGGCAACCTCACTCAAACCAGTCACAACAG GTACAGGGGCAGACCCACCCAAAATGGAAATAATAG GTGCTGACTTTGTGGATCAACACAGAGAAACGCTCATTCAGAAAGTTTCTTCAGTAATGGAGGTTGCAGACTGTCTAAAAGGCAAGAACATGATTACTGATGAAATGTACAGTAACATTCAGACAAAGTCAACACCTCAGGATAAAATGAGAGAACTGTACACATATCTCAACACAACAAAAGTGAAAGCTGAATTCTATcaatttcttaaaaagaagCAGCCCTACTTAGTCGAGGAATTGGAGTCTGGATCAGGTCAGGCTTAG